In Lodderomyces elongisporus chromosome 2, complete sequence, the following proteins share a genomic window:
- the KTR2 gene encoding mannosyltransferase (CAZy:GT15): protein MNGIHKAALILVYAIYCIYVIRYTNQLVDPNRSDLKNRHYDPLAKHNPKLASNSYLDTLYPPRDLEQIGKENATMVMLVRNFEIDEALASMRSLEDRFNRDYKYPWVFLNDVPFDQEFIEKTSLMASGKTYYELIPVDDWQPPDYINMTKLDENLLNSRAGILYGGMRSYRNMCHFNSGFFYKQKRMLDYDYYFRVEPGVEYMCDFQYDPFEFLRENNKIYGFIITIREYANTIPTLWQTVEEFMQKYPFLLHTNNALNFITTNESSLNHYVDLSPNPTQYNLCHFWSNFEIGNLNFFRSEQYETFFQHLSRAGGFHYERWGDAPVHTIALSLLADKDSIHHFEDIGYYHAPFLSCPISEEIIASKRCVCQPRGEAVNRTIDVNAHSCLARWWKYGAGRRFLNEVDYKRW from the coding sequence ATGAATGGAATTCATAAAGCTGCACTAATTTTGGTTTATGCCATCTATTGCATTTATGTAATTAGGTATACCAACCAACTAGTCGACCCCAATAGACTGGATTTAAAGAACCGTCACTATGACCCACTTGCTAAACATAACCCCAAATTGGCATCTAACTCATACTTGGATACACTATATCCACCTCGCGATTTAGAACAAATCGGCAAAGAAAATGCTACAATGGTTATGCTTGTAAGAAATTTTGAGATTGACGAGGCACTTGCCTCAATGAGGTCTTTGGAGGATAGGTTTAATCGGGATTACAAGTACCCATGGGTCTTTCTCAATGATGTTCCATTTGACCAAGAGTTTATCGAAAAGACAAGTCTTATGGCTAGTGGCAAGACTTATTACGAACTAATTCCAGTAGATGATTGGCAGCCACCAGATTATATCAACATGACAAAGCTAGATGAGAACCTACTCAATTCTCGCGCCGGTATCTTGTACGGCGGCATGAGATCCTACCGCAATATGTGTCATTTCAATTCCGGGTTTTtctacaaacaaaaaagaatgttgGATTATGACTATTATTTTAGAGTCGAGCCAGGCGTAGAGTACATGTGCGATTTCCAATACGATCCGTTTGAGTTTCTTCGCGAGAACAACAAGATCTACGGGTTTATTATCACTATCCGTGAATATGCAAATACCATCCCCACGCTTTGGCAAACGGTTGAGGAATTTATGCAAAAATACCCCTTTTTGTTGCACACGAATAACGCATTGAATTTTATCACAACCAACGAATCGTCTTTAAACCATTACGTCGATCTTTCACCAAACCCTACGCAATACAACTTGTGTCATTTTTGGTCGAATTTCGAGATTGGGAACTTGAACTTTTTTCGAAGCGAGCAGTACGAAAcattttttcaacactTGAGCAGAGCAGGAGGTTTCCATTATGAACGATGGGGCGATGCACCGGTGCATACTATTGCGTTGAGCTTATTAGCCGACAAGGACCTGATACATCATTTCGAAGATATAGGTTATTATCATGCACCCTTTTTATCATGTCCCATATCAGAGGAAATCATAGCTTCAAAGCGATGCGTATGTCAACCAAGAGGAGAAGCAGTGAATAGAACAATCGACGTGAATGCTCATAGCTGCTTAGCAAGATGGTGGAAGTACGGAGCCGGAAGGAGATTCTTAAATGAAGTAGACTATAAACGATGGTAA
- the NDH51 gene encoding NADH dehydrogenase [ubiquinone] flavoprotein 1, mitochondrial — translation MLRSLRLKPYKSAAVRRLATAADPAANPNRVHGGLKDQDRIFQNVYGNYGHDLKSAQKMGDWYKTKEIILKGDKWIIDEMKKSGLRGRGGAGFPSGLKWSFMNPPGWEKNPGPRYLVVNADEGEPGTCKDREIIRKDPHKLVEGCLLAGRAMNATAAYIYIRGEFYNETVILQNAINEAYKAGLIGKNACGSGYDFDIYIHRGMGAYVCGEETALIESIEGKAGKPRLKPPFPAGVGLFGRPTTVANVETVSVAPTILRRGGEWFDSLGRERNSGTKLFCISGHVNEPCTVEEEMSIPLKELLEKHCGGIKGGWDNLLGVIPGGSSVPVMPKETCDTVLMDYDALRDVGSGLGTAAVIVMNKQTDIIRAIQRFAHFYKHESCGQCTPCREGTTWLQRMMDRFQTGQATEREIDMIFELTKEIEGHTICALGDAAAWPIQGLIKSFKPVMIDRINEYQKKHENLGGVQYGGWVNGGKVKDGVVVDNPIPHGH, via the coding sequence ATGCTTCGTAGTCTTAGATTGAAGCCTTATAAGCTGGCCGCAGTACGTAGGCTAGCCACTGCAGCTGATCCTGCAGCAAACCCAAATAGAGTACATGGCGGTTTAAAAGACCAGGACcgtattttccaaaacgTATACGGGAACTATGGCCATGACTTAAAGTCAGCCCAGAAGATGGGAGACTGGTACAAGACCAAGGAGATCATCTTGAAAGGCGACAAATGgattattgatgaaatgaaaaaatccGGTCTTAGAGGAAGAGGTGGAGCTGGGTTCCCCTCTGGTTTGAAGTGGTCATTTATGAACCCACCAGGATGGGAGAAGAACCCAGGCCCAAGATACCTCGTGGTCAATGCAGATGAGGGTGAACCAGGTACCTGTAAAGATAGAGAGATTATCAGAAAAGACCCACACAAATTGGTTGAAGGTTGTCTTTTGGCAGGTAGAGCCATGAACGCCACCGCAGCATATATCTATATCAGAGGTGAGTTTTACAATGAAACCGTTATCTTGCAAAACGCAATCAACGAAGCATACAAAGCTGGCCTTATTGGTAAAAACGCTTGTGGATCCGGCTATGACTTTGACATTTATATCCACAGAGGTATGGGAGCATACGTGTGTGGAGAAGAAACTGCACTTATTGAATCTATCGAAGGTAAAGCAGGAAAACCAAGATTGAAGCCTCCATTTCCAGCCGGTGTCGGTTTATTTGGTAGACCAACCACAGTGGCCAACGTTGAAACCGTTTCAGTAGCGCCAACCATTTTGAGAAGAGGCGGAGAATGGTTCGACTCTTtgggaagagagagaaactCTGGTACcaaattgttttgtatATCTGGTCATGTGAATGAGCCATGTAccgttgaagaagaaatgtCAATACCATTGAAGGAATTACTAGAAAAACACTGTGGTGGTATCAAAGGTGGCTGGGACAACTTGTTGGGTGTTATCCCAGGTGGTTCCTCGGTCCCGGTTATGCCAAAGGAGACATGTGATACCGTTTTAATGGATTACGACGCATTAAGAGATGTTGGTTCTGGTTTGGGAACTGCagctgttattgttatgAATAAGCAAACAGACATTATTAGAGCCATCCAAAGATTTGCACATTTCTACAAGCACGAATCATGTGGTCAATGTACACCATGTCGTGAAGGTACCACATGGCTTCAAAGAATGATGGACAGATTCCAAACAGGTCAAGCcacagagagagaaattGACATGATTTTTGAATTGACCAAGGAGATTGAAGGCCACACCATTTGTGCTTTGGGTGATGCAGCTGCATGGCCAATTCAAGGTTTgatcaaatcattcaaacCAGTAATGATTGATAGAATCAACGAGTATCAAAAGAAGCACGAAAACCTTGGTGGCGTGCAGTACGGTGGATGGGTGAATGGTGGTAAAGTTAAAGATGGTGTGGTTGTGGATAACCCAATCCCTCATGGTCACTAA
- the GDT1 gene encoding GCR1-dependent translation factor 1 (BUSCO:EOG092646CB) — protein MLSRNHVWHQEYGKVVSYLALLSVSAFALQDTSGDNLAVGAAVLDNEPSHKSNGKLGVKLIEDEDNHPTPNNLKQPLNPHSSSNNYGSAAAAAAAIPDQSSEGDQPDTPSYNAFLMSISMIVVSEIGDKTFLIAALMAMRNSRLVVFSSAFSSLVVMTVLSGIVGHALPTLISQRITQFLASALFIIFGFKLLKEGLAMSKELGVDEELAEVEEEIASNKLNSQLNDMEGGVPAVTGSPQTSKLGEIGQQIQNLASFVFTPVWIQVFVMTFLGEWGDRSQIATIAMAAGSEYWFVIMGAIVGHGLCTAAACLGGKLLAKKISMRNVTSGGAVAFFVFAILYFYDAYYNVEA, from the exons ATGCTCT CGCGAAATCACGTTTGGCATCAGGA GTATGGCAAGGTAGTTTCGTATTTAGCATTGTTGAGTGTGTCAGCATTTGCCTTACAAGACACGTCAGGAGACAATCTCGCAGTCGGAGCAGCAGTATTGGACAATGAACCTAGCCACAAATCGAATGGAAAGTTGGGTGTCAAACTCATTGAAGACGAGGACAACCACCCAACTCCGAACAATTTGAAACAACCCTTGAATCCACACAGTAGTTCGAATAATTACGGAAGTGCTGCAGCTGCAGCTGCAGCGATTCCAGATCAAAGTTCTGAAGGTGATCAACCTGATACGCCATCTTATAACGCGTTTCTCATGTCGATCTCGATGATCGTGGTCTCTGAGATTGGTGACAAGACATTTTTGATTGCGGCATTGATGGCGATGAGAAATTCGAGACTTGTTGTGTTTTCATCGGCATTCTCATCATTGGTCGTGATGACTGTGCTATCAGGTATAGTCGGGCATGCTTTGCCTACTTTGATCTCACAAAGGATAACCCAGTTTTTGGCATCGGCATTATTCATTATCTTTGGTTTCAAGCTATTGAAAGAAGGGCTTGCGATGTCTAAAGAGTTGGGCGTTGACGAAGAACTCGCGGAGGTGGAGGAAGAGATTGCTTCGAATAAATTGAACAGCCAGTTAAATGATATGGAAGGCGGCGTCCCTGCAGTAACAGGAAGTCCGCAGACTTCAAAATTAGGAGAAATTGGTCAGCAAATTCAGAATTTGGCATCTTTTGTATTCACTCCTGTATGGATCCAAGTGTTTGTTATGACATTCTTGGGTGAATGGGGAGATAGGTCGCAAATTGCCACGATTGCAATGGCTGCTGGTTCGGAATACTGGTTCGTCATTATGGGTGCCATTGTGGGACACGGGTTGTGTACTGCGGCTGCTTGTTTAGGTGGTAAGCTTTTAgcgaaaaaaatttcaatgaGAAACGTTACACTGGGTGGAGCTGTTGCtttctttgtatttgcaATCTTATACTTTTACGACGCCTACTACAACGTTGAAGCATAA
- the MED8 gene encoding mediator of RNA polymerase II transcription subunit 8, translating to MSQTPLPATPSASLPTDFSQIPVDALESIRNRLNQIHLSLRKLSDQINNHNRHPSKIKLPSFTHFQNQFQILIFQLTSVANILYSNEDLLRNTNVYPTVSFPTSQQEGLLTTLLRKKPLPEVDEWITSSIASIDELQKSGSVNLQKDEEFKAWCSLKLQELREDIQFYGFGLEEDISDNKEAQLKKEAEASKVAHDAKITGGKKGLHPNVVAKFMCQGQI from the coding sequence ATGAGTCAAACCCCATTACCTGCTACACCATCAGCATCTTTACCTACTGATTTTTCGCAGATTCCGGTTGACGCATTGGAGTCAATTCGAAATAGGTTGAATCAGATTCACCTTTCACTACGGAAACTTTCCGATCAAATCAATAACCACAACCGGCACCCGTCGAAAATTAAGCTTCCCTCGTTCACACATTTCCAGAACCAATTCCAAATCTTGATTTTCCAACTTACTTCTGTTGCCAATATATTGTATAGTAACGAAGACCTATTACGAAATACAAATGTTTACCCCACGGTAAGTTTCCCAACTAGTCAACAAGAAGGATTGTTGACAACTTTATTGAGAAAGAAGCCATTACCCGAAGTCGACGAGTGGATCACCTCATCGATAGCGAGTATCGATGAGCTACAGAAACTGGGCTCTGTTAACTTGCAAAAGGATGAGGAGTTCAAAGCTTGGTGTTCTTTGAAATTGCAAGAGTTGAGGGAAGATATTCAATTTTATGGATTTGGGCTTGAAGAAGATATTTCTGACAACAAAGAGGCTCAActtaaaaaagaagcagaGGCAAGCAAAGTTGCTCATGATGCTAAAATTACAGGTGGAAAGAAGGGGCTTCATCCAAATGTCGTTGCAAAATTTATGTGTCAAGGTCAGATCTAA